One Nicotiana tomentosiformis chromosome 4, ASM39032v3, whole genome shotgun sequence genomic window carries:
- the LOC104109763 gene encoding uncharacterized protein isoform X3, whose translation MKAETVTLVLVNLAGIMERADESLLPGVYKEVGEALHADPTRLGSLTLFRSMVQSLCYPLAAYLAARHNRAHVIAYGAFLWAAATFLVAFSSTFSQVAVSRALNGIGLAIVAPAIQSLVADSTDDDKRGMAFGWLQLTSNIGSIIGGLFSLMIAPVTFLGIPGWRLAFHLVGIVSIIIGILVRLYANDPHFPDGRLKATDEGNCKSFMSEVQGLVQEAKSVIKIRSFQIIVAQGVTGSFPWSALSFAPMWLELTGLSHEKTAVLIGLFVVGSSVGGLFGGRMGDMLSQRLPNCGRIILAQISSASAIPLSAILMLALPDDPSSAFMHGLILFITGFCISWNAPATNKDSA comes from the exons ATGAAGGCAGAAACAGTAACACTGGTGCTGGTGAACTTAGCGGGAATAATGGAAAGGGCGGACGAATCATTGTTACCTGGTGTTTATAAGGAAGTTGGTGAAGCACTACATGCTGATCCAACGAGGTTGGGCTCCCTCACGCTTTTCCGGTCCATGGTTCAGTCCCTGTGTTATCCTCTTGCTGCTTACTTAGCTGCTCGCCATAACCGGGCCCATGTTATCGCCTATGGTGCTTTTCTTTGGGCTGCCGCCACTTTCCTCGTCGCTTTCTCCTCTACCTTCTCTCAG GTGGCAGTATCGAGAGCTTTAAATGGGATAGGCCTAGCCATAGTTGCACCTGCTATTCAATCTCTTGTAGCTGACTCGACTGATGATGACAAACGTGGGATGGCATTTGGATGGCTACAGCTTACTAGCAATATTGGTTCAATAATTGGTGGGTTGTTCTCCTTAATGATAGCGCCCGTTACATTTTTGGGAATTCCTGGCTGGAGGCTCGCATTTCATCTCGTTGGGATCGTCAGCattattattggtattttggtTCGCTTATATGCAAATGATCCTCACTTCCCAGATGGCCGTCTAAAGGCTACTGATGAAGGTAATTGTAAATCCTTCATGTCGGAAGTGCAAGGTCTCGTTCAAGAAGCAAAATCGGtcataaagattcgatctttccAGATTATTGTAGCTCAGGGTGTTACTGGTTCTTTTCCCTGGTCAGCTTTGTCCTTTGCTCCAATGTGGTTAGAGCTTACTGGACTTTCCCATGAGAAGACTGCTGTACTTATTGGCTTGTTTGTGGTTGGAAGTTCCGTTGGAGGACTCTTTGGAGGCAGGATGGGAGACATGTTATCCCAGCGCCTACCAAATTGTGGCAGGATAATTCTGGCGCAAATAAGTTCAGCTTCAGCTATTCCCCTATCGGCAATCCTTATGCTGGCTTTGCCTGACGATCCTTCCTCGGCATTCATGCATGGTCTGATCCTGTTTATTACAGGATTCTGCATATCTTGGAATGCTCCAGCTACAAACAA AGATAGTGCCTGA
- the LOC104109763 gene encoding uncharacterized protein isoform X2 → MAFGWLQLTSNIGSIIGGLFSLMIAPVTFLGIPGWRLAFHLVGIVSIIIGILVRLYANDPHFPDGRLKATDEGNCKSFMSEVQGLVQEAKSVIKIRSFQIIVAQGVTGSFPWSALSFAPMWLELTGLSHEKTAVLIGLFVVGSSVGGLFGGRMGDMLSQRLPNCGRIILAQISSASAIPLSAILMLALPDDPSSAFMHGLILFITGFCISWNAPATNNPIFAEIVPEKSRTSIYALDRSFESVLSSFAPPVVGLLAQNVYGYKPVPEGVESIATDRGNAKALAQALFASIGTPMALSCVIYSFLYCTYPRDKERAQMEALIESEMQIMGLDTSGTTRQYSQAKSSESEEHLEDRIIVEMDYDEDGLDFDDDDDDVEKTLVHHHPTFSQLDQ, encoded by the exons ATGGCATTTGGATGGCTACAGCTTACTAGCAATATTGGTTCAATAATTGGTGGGTTGTTCTCCTTAATGATAGCGCCCGTTACATTTTTGGGAATTCCTGGCTGGAGGCTCGCATTTCATCTCGTTGGGATCGTCAGCattattattggtattttggtTCGCTTATATGCAAATGATCCTCACTTCCCAGATGGCCGTCTAAAGGCTACTGATGAAGGTAATTGTAAATCCTTCATGTCGGAAGTGCAAGGTCTCGTTCAAGAAGCAAAATCGGtcataaagattcgatctttccAGATTATTGTAGCTCAGGGTGTTACTGGTTCTTTTCCCTGGTCAGCTTTGTCCTTTGCTCCAATGTGGTTAGAGCTTACTGGACTTTCCCATGAGAAGACTGCTGTACTTATTGGCTTGTTTGTGGTTGGAAGTTCCGTTGGAGGACTCTTTGGAGGCAGGATGGGAGACATGTTATCCCAGCGCCTACCAAATTGTGGCAGGATAATTCTGGCGCAAATAAGTTCAGCTTCAGCTATTCCCCTATCGGCAATCCTTATGCTGGCTTTGCCTGACGATCCTTCCTCGGCATTCATGCATGGTCTGATCCTGTTTATTACAGGATTCTGCATATCTTGGAATGCTCCAGCTACAAACAA TCCAATTTTTGCAGAGATAGTGCCTGAgaagtcaagaacaagtatctatgcTCTGGACCGATCATTTGAATCTGTACTGTCGTCTTTTGCTCCCCCTGTTGTTGGACTACTGGCACAGAATGTGTACGGTTATAAACCAGTTCCTGAAGGTGTTGAAAGTATTGCGACAGACAGAGGAAATGCCAAAGCTTTGGCACAAGCGTTGTTCGCTTCCATAGGAACTCCAATGGCATTATCTTGTGTGATTTACTCTTTTCTCTATTGCACGTATCCAAGGGATAAGGAGAGGGCTCAAATGGAAGCACTGATAGAATCAGAGATGCAAATCATGGGCTTGGATACTTCTGGTACGACTCGACAATATTCACAAGCCAAGTCATCTGAATCCGAAGAGCACCTTGAAGACAGAATCATTGTTGAAATGGATTATGACGAAGATGGACTTgattttgatgatgatgatgatgatgttgagaAGACATTAGTCCACCACCACCCGACCTTTTCTCAACTCGACCAATAG
- the LOC104109763 gene encoding uncharacterized protein isoform X1 — MKAETVTLVLVNLAGIMERADESLLPGVYKEVGEALHADPTRLGSLTLFRSMVQSLCYPLAAYLAARHNRAHVIAYGAFLWAAATFLVAFSSTFSQVAVSRALNGIGLAIVAPAIQSLVADSTDDDKRGMAFGWLQLTSNIGSIIGGLFSLMIAPVTFLGIPGWRLAFHLVGIVSIIIGILVRLYANDPHFPDGRLKATDEGNCKSFMSEVQGLVQEAKSVIKIRSFQIIVAQGVTGSFPWSALSFAPMWLELTGLSHEKTAVLIGLFVVGSSVGGLFGGRMGDMLSQRLPNCGRIILAQISSASAIPLSAILMLALPDDPSSAFMHGLILFITGFCISWNAPATNNPIFAEIVPEKSRTSIYALDRSFESVLSSFAPPVVGLLAQNVYGYKPVPEGVESIATDRGNAKALAQALFASIGTPMALSCVIYSFLYCTYPRDKERAQMEALIESEMQIMGLDTSGTTRQYSQAKSSESEEHLEDRIIVEMDYDEDGLDFDDDDDDVEKTLVHHHPTFSQLDQ, encoded by the exons ATGAAGGCAGAAACAGTAACACTGGTGCTGGTGAACTTAGCGGGAATAATGGAAAGGGCGGACGAATCATTGTTACCTGGTGTTTATAAGGAAGTTGGTGAAGCACTACATGCTGATCCAACGAGGTTGGGCTCCCTCACGCTTTTCCGGTCCATGGTTCAGTCCCTGTGTTATCCTCTTGCTGCTTACTTAGCTGCTCGCCATAACCGGGCCCATGTTATCGCCTATGGTGCTTTTCTTTGGGCTGCCGCCACTTTCCTCGTCGCTTTCTCCTCTACCTTCTCTCAG GTGGCAGTATCGAGAGCTTTAAATGGGATAGGCCTAGCCATAGTTGCACCTGCTATTCAATCTCTTGTAGCTGACTCGACTGATGATGACAAACGTGGGATGGCATTTGGATGGCTACAGCTTACTAGCAATATTGGTTCAATAATTGGTGGGTTGTTCTCCTTAATGATAGCGCCCGTTACATTTTTGGGAATTCCTGGCTGGAGGCTCGCATTTCATCTCGTTGGGATCGTCAGCattattattggtattttggtTCGCTTATATGCAAATGATCCTCACTTCCCAGATGGCCGTCTAAAGGCTACTGATGAAGGTAATTGTAAATCCTTCATGTCGGAAGTGCAAGGTCTCGTTCAAGAAGCAAAATCGGtcataaagattcgatctttccAGATTATTGTAGCTCAGGGTGTTACTGGTTCTTTTCCCTGGTCAGCTTTGTCCTTTGCTCCAATGTGGTTAGAGCTTACTGGACTTTCCCATGAGAAGACTGCTGTACTTATTGGCTTGTTTGTGGTTGGAAGTTCCGTTGGAGGACTCTTTGGAGGCAGGATGGGAGACATGTTATCCCAGCGCCTACCAAATTGTGGCAGGATAATTCTGGCGCAAATAAGTTCAGCTTCAGCTATTCCCCTATCGGCAATCCTTATGCTGGCTTTGCCTGACGATCCTTCCTCGGCATTCATGCATGGTCTGATCCTGTTTATTACAGGATTCTGCATATCTTGGAATGCTCCAGCTACAAACAA TCCAATTTTTGCAGAGATAGTGCCTGAgaagtcaagaacaagtatctatgcTCTGGACCGATCATTTGAATCTGTACTGTCGTCTTTTGCTCCCCCTGTTGTTGGACTACTGGCACAGAATGTGTACGGTTATAAACCAGTTCCTGAAGGTGTTGAAAGTATTGCGACAGACAGAGGAAATGCCAAAGCTTTGGCACAAGCGTTGTTCGCTTCCATAGGAACTCCAATGGCATTATCTTGTGTGATTTACTCTTTTCTCTATTGCACGTATCCAAGGGATAAGGAGAGGGCTCAAATGGAAGCACTGATAGAATCAGAGATGCAAATCATGGGCTTGGATACTTCTGGTACGACTCGACAATATTCACAAGCCAAGTCATCTGAATCCGAAGAGCACCTTGAAGACAGAATCATTGTTGAAATGGATTATGACGAAGATGGACTTgattttgatgatgatgatgatgatgttgagaAGACATTAGTCCACCACCACCCGACCTTTTCTCAACTCGACCAATAG